The following coding sequences lie in one Manis javanica isolate MJ-LG chromosome X, MJ_LKY, whole genome shotgun sequence genomic window:
- the NEXMIF gene encoding neurite extension and migration factor, whose protein sequence is MDNQEDKAVVASANGENPLINGVKENDSEDQDVAMKSLAALEAAVPVQPMPVVQKETLIYPRGLLPLPSKKPCMQSPPSPLDLIEAPEHTANSTSVNAISLTSGVAKGLNTWSLPSECEKAPFAIMEPTSMSDLNGDCLMQPIRTCLGCFMESKDAVDPEPGISLKVGDLNRDYETCAVSDIGIQCINAGENMKYGEQLLSDQLLGFPLHKSRAGDRREAEKPDIDLEDPAQKNYYEALLLDKCNTEEALLANSNQDWGYFETFISESKIELLDLCSKNELSVNLFSEEDVDNYMFDDDESTLGSDVCSLKIRYESFQDNVRDKTTLLMQEDAQFNFFPSVFTTCPKREPKSGTLKQSSDLSQFKVPDVSIIWGEEDKNVDKKKGKEEGQEDKGVEVKDGKDNGEKSALNKPCSGTEVGQFKNPKQGHLTNSLEALGNFSNDSSFIEVSYDAMGEIKDCSRYMARGTNSGNSSFQQNYGLRAKRKVRYSEDYLYDVDSLEGEKVNERKEWLPGGSKEEDDDEWCPKKRRKVTRKEPPVIIKYIIINRFKGEKSMLVKLGKVNASETTVNLSENQLNKYARLSPLKGFWQKRKKQRNGNTDSNKTPLCQKQSFESGSFEVSFSPPARKRKSKLGNRHRIQRIPSMETSASGKQVSFCSNQWQTTSSKEDGGLKSTLKSVPLADPSCASESHLNDIIGPDSLKIKVQDAEFKGTERKVLNKIKFKSESRLKSKKIKAGQESKPVVQLGPLLEDQSSKVNLKNEAIPGTSNSSHRSEFHEAKVAKNCTFLPTTCSSEMPLSSSNVATNIPVIPGGYLQTLLDVSDLSNNTGISYFTHHSPEQNESSLTQTEKSFVPLQPAQDCVLSSPSESELQQSSQNFKMESSNYGNVWPDKHTSGPQEFITEVSRETAPTQSSEFGVSQVVSMENNLTATTYNRICLNSGGSSCNKVLYASVQDTELPSEDSYQLYHLNNGEICFPFQQDPVNTDFSFDLMAPLSVNSSSYCSLSLKSCEKDVDDDITDEFLAHCSPKLVIQQNTDEIAPLKESTDLLDISNFTPDKFRHSSLSEMSPPDTPSLSPQITICESIKTLGTLKGFQEGARGSLGSLEKIKWNCSTLSQQVQVDDGFTLNNHQFQFHMFNDEDSVSPLQKPPCLSTFNDPAGQMSTNNKVSKSRKKNSPSKTGAMNQSPSQKNTRKKAPKTNNKGIEKPLGKTSRQVPKSTKKGKYMASVSGEKMQIGIGRGGGQINSISSTEKTLAEYIQHGGSAASMKMPSQKGLTGDWALGKESSSGWSDKSMGTNTNSLLDDDQREFQEPSYILSNIASGMADVQRFMMASIEPLWEPMEHHGDPNIFHSPESNSLKLKTLKILAGTPQESKKKVNSGSLGATKNHRSIKGVSKSNVKAAIGDPGHVNMPGYNEDSRSAFFDKKYNNLSTLSNNGPTHKKLYRHKSSSKALRDEKFKGKRMEREQVHKDEAGTASFEKLRDSDYNLLKAETAFLVLPVFEEDSPIFQKDI, encoded by the exons ATGGATAACCAAGAAGATAAGGCTGTTGTTGCCTCAGCCAATGGAGAAAACCCTCTGATTAATGGGGTCAAAGAAAATG aCTCAGAGGACCAGGATGTGGCAATGAAGTCACTTGCAGCTCTAGAAGCTGCTGTACCAGTCCAGCCTATGCCAGTGGTTCAGAAAGAGACCCTGATATATCCCAGGGGtctcctgcctcttccctctAAGAAACCCTGTATGCAGAGCCCTCCATCTCCTCTGGACCTGATTGAAGCACCTGAGCATACTGCTAATAGTACTTCTGTGAATGCCATCTCCCTTACATCTGGTGTTGCAAAAGGCCTGAACACATGGTCACTGCCCAGTGAGTGTGAGAAAGCTCCATTTGCCATAATGGAGCCTACAAGCATGTCAGATCTGAATGGAGACTGCCTCATGCAGCCCATCCGGACTTGCTTGGGCTGTTTCATGGAATCCAAGGATGCAGTGGATCCTGAGCCAGGGATCAGTCTGAAAGTTGGTGATCTAAACAGGGATTATGAAACCTGTGCAGTCTCTGATATAGGCATTCAGTGTATTAATGCTGGAGAAAACATGAAATATGGAGAGCAGCTGCTCTCAGACCAGCTCCTAGGCTTCCCCCTACACAAATCAAGGGCAGGAGATAGACGAGAAGCTGAGAAACCTGACATTGACTTGGAAGATCCAGCTCAGAAAAATTATTATGAGGCATTACTGTTAGATAAGTGCAATACAGAAGAGGCTTTGCTGGCAAATTCCAATCAGGATTGGGGTTACTTTGAGACTTTCATTAGTGAGAGTAAGATTGAACTGCTTGACCTCTGTTCTAAGAATGAGCTGTCTGTCAACCTATTCTCTGAAGAAGATGTGGATAACTACATGTTTGATGATGATGAGTCAACACTGGGCAGTGATGTCTGCTCCCTGAAAATTAGATATGAGTCCTTCCAGGACAATGTTCGAGACAAGACCACCCTTCTGATGCAAGAGGATGCCCAATTCAACTTTTTTCCCAGTGTCTTTACTACCTGCCCCAAGAGGGAGCCTAAGAGTGGGACCCTGAAGCAGAGCAGTGATCTTTCCCAATTCAAGGTCCCTGATGTGAGCATCATCTGGGGGGAAGAAGATAAAAATGTGGACAAGAAGAAAGGCAAAGAAGAAGGACAGGAAGACAAAGGTGTAGAAGTGAAAGATGGAAAGGATAATGGAGAAAAATCTGCCTTAAATAAGCCATGCAGTGGGACTGAGGTAGGCCAATTTAAGAATCCAAAGCAGGGCCATCTCACCAATTCCTTGGAAGCATTAGGGAATTTCAGTAATGACAGTTCTTTCATTGAGGTCTCTTATGATGCCATGGGGGAGATCAAAGACTGTAGCCGATATATGGCTCGAGGCACTAATTCTGGCAACTCCTCCTTCCAGCAGAACTATGGGCTACGAGCCAAGAGAAAAGTCAGGTACAGTGAAGATTATCTATATGATGTCGACTCACTAGAGGGTGAAAAAGTAAATGAGAGGAAAGAATGGCTGCCAGGTGGTTCCAAAGAGGAAGATGATGATGAATGGTgtcccaaaaagagaagaaaagtaacCCGTAAGGAGCCCCCTGTTATCATCAAATACATCATCATCAATCGCTTTAAAGGTGAGAAGAGCATGCTGGTGAAGTTGGGTAAGGTGAATGCAAGTGAGACAACAGTGAATTTGAGTGAGAATCAGCTCAACAAATATGCCAGGCTATCCCCCTTGAAGGGCTTCTGGCAGAaaaggaagaagcagagaaaCGGCAACACAGACTCCAACAAGACACCATTATGCCAAAAGCAAAGCTTTGAATCAGGTAGCTTTGAAGTGTCATTTTCACCACCTGCTCGCAAACGAAAATCTAAGCTTGGCAACAGGCACAGGATTCAAAGAATCCCATCCATGGAAACTTCAGCAAGTGGTAAGCAGGTATCATTTTGCAGTAATCAGTGGCAAACTACTAGTAGTAAAGAAGATGGAGGCCTGAAAAGTACCCTAAAGTCAGTACCTCTAGCTGACCCCAGCTGTGCAAGTGAATCACATTTAAATGACATCATAGGCCCCGACTCTTTGAAAATCAAAGTCCAAGATGCAGAATTTAAGGGGACAGAGAGGAAAGTGCTcaacaaaatcaaatttaaaagtgAATCCAGGTTAAAATCCAAGAAAATCAAAGCTGGGCAAGAAAGCAAACCAGTTGTTCAACTGGGCCCTCTTTTGGAAGACCAATCCTCCAAGGTTAATTTGAAGAATGAAGCTATTCCTGGGACGTCAAACAGTTCTCATCGATCTGAATTTCATGAGGCAAAAGTTGCTAAGAATTGTACTTTCCTACCAACTACCTGCTCTTCTGAAATGCCTCTCTCATCTTCTAATGTTGCCACTAACATACCTGTTATCCCTGGAGGGTATCTGCAGACATTGTTGGATGTTTCTGACTTGTCAAATAACACTGGTATCTCGTACTTCACTCATCATTCTCCagagcaaaatgaaagcagcctcacccaaacagaaaaatcatttgtaCCTCTCCAACCTGCCCAAGACTGTGTGCTTTCCTCACCCTCTGAGTCTGAGCTGCAGCAGTCATCCCAAAACTTCAAAATGGAATCAAGCAACTATGGGAATGTGTGGCCTGACAAGCATACTTCTGGCCCCCAGGAATTCATCACTGAAGTCTCAAGAGAAACAGCTCCAACCCAATCCAGTGAATTTGGAGTCTCCCAAGTAGTCTCCATGGAAAATAATCTCACAGCTACAACATACAATCGAATCTGCCTCAATAGTGGTGGCAGTAGTTGCAACAAGGTCCTATATGCCTCTGTGCAAGACACTGAGCTCCCATCTGAAGACTCTTACCAACTATATCACTTGAATAATGGAGAGATCTGCTTTCCTTTCCAGCAGGACCCAGTCAATACAGATTTTAGCTTTGATTTGATGGCCCCACTTTCTGTCAACTCAAGCAGTTATTGCTCCTTAAGCCTGAAGTCCTGTGAAAAAGATGTTGATGATGACATCACTGATGAATTCCTGGCCCATTGCAGCCCCAAACTGGTGATCCAGCAGAACACTGATGAAATAGCACCACTAAAGGAGTCCACTGACCTCCTAGATATCTCCAACTTTACTCCTGACAAATTCCGTCACTCTTCCCTCTCAGAGATGTCCCCACCTGATACCCCCAGTCTGTCCCCTCAAATTACCATATGTGAGAGTATCAAGACACTGGGAACACTGAAGGGGTTCCAAGAAGGTGCCCGAGGATCACTGGGCAGTTTGGAGAAAATCAAGTGGAATTGCAGTACCCTTTCCCAGCAGGTCCAAGTGGATGATGGATTTACTTTAAATAACCATCAGTTTCAGTTCCATATGTTCAATGATGAGGATTCTGTCAGCCCACTCCAAAAACCCCCTTGCCTATCAACATTTAATGATCCAGCTGGTCAAATGAGTACCAACAACAAAGTGtcaaaatcaagaaagaaaaattcacccAGCAAGACTGGAGCTATGAATCAAAGCCCTTCTCAGAAAAACACCAGGAAAAAAGCCCCCAAAACCAACAACAAAGGGATTGAAAAGCCATTGGGAAAAACCTCCCGTCAGGTCCCTAAATCaacaaaaaaaggtaaatacatgGCTTCAGTCAGTGGAGAGAAAATGCAAATTGGCATTGGCCGTGGGGGAGGACAAATCAACAGCATATCCTCCACAGAGAAGACATTGGCTGAATATATCCAACATGGTGGCTCTGCAGCCTCTATGAAGATGCCAAGTCAGAAGGGACTTACAGGAGATTGGGCTTTGGGAAAGGAGAGTAGCTCAGGCTGGAGTGACAAGAGCATGGGCACCAATACCAACAGTCTCCTGGATGATGACCAACGGGAATTTCAGGAGCCTTCCTACATCTTGTCCAACATTGCTTCTGGTATGGCAGATGTGCAGAGATTCATGATGGCCTCCATAGAGCCCCTTTGGGAACCCATGGAGCACCATGGGGACCCCAACATATTCCACTCCCCTGAGTCCAATAGCCTAAAATTAAAAACCCTCAAAATATTGGCTGGGACACCACAGGAATCTAAGAAAAAGGTCAACAGTGGGTCCTTAGGAGCCACTAAAAATCACAGGTCCATCAAGGGTGTGAGCAAAAGCAATGTGAAAGCAGCAATAGGTGATCCTGGTCATGTAAACATGCCTGGCTATAACGAGGACTCTCGCTCTGCCTTCTTTGATAAAAAGTATAATAATCTGAGCACTTTAAGCAATAATGGACctacacacaaaaaattgtaTCGTCACAAATCCAGCTCGAAGGCCCTGAGAGATGAGAAGTTTAAGGGAAAGCGCATGGAGCGAGAACAGGTCCACAAGGATGAGGCTGGGACAGCTTCTTTTGAAAAACTGAG GGATTCTGACTACAATCTCCTAAAAGCAGAAACAGCATTTTTGGTTTTACCTGTGTTTGAAGAAGACAGCCCCATTTTCCAGAAAGACATTTga